The Streptomyces cynarae genome contains a region encoding:
- a CDS encoding TerD family protein codes for MTHAMLKGSNVLLEATAVRAVLRWAPGQGVPEVDASALLLGSDGRVRSDEDFVFYNQPRHPSGKVRLLGKKRETDGLTDTIQTDLAGVEPGVGRILLVASADDVTFDRVRGLRILLYDAEVSEGEPLAYFDVKPETGAETALICGELYRRGENWKFRALGEGYTNGLKGLANDFGISVDESEEAAASGPTAAASGPTAEAPVSAPEVPVSAPEVPVSASEGSVPLPPERPVGAPAAYGYPAEAGTAAVAAPATASAQPAYGYPQPAYGYPQTAPVPAYGYPQTAVPVPDPDFKLPPQGPQFIGRQG; via the coding sequence ATGACGCACGCGATGCTGAAGGGGTCGAACGTACTGCTCGAGGCCACGGCGGTACGGGCGGTGCTGCGCTGGGCGCCGGGGCAGGGCGTGCCCGAGGTCGACGCCTCGGCGCTGCTGCTGGGTTCCGACGGTCGTGTGCGGTCCGACGAGGACTTCGTCTTCTACAACCAGCCCCGGCATCCGTCCGGGAAGGTCCGGCTGCTCGGGAAGAAACGGGAGACGGACGGGCTGACCGACACCATCCAGACGGACCTGGCGGGCGTCGAGCCGGGGGTGGGGCGGATCCTGCTGGTCGCCTCGGCGGACGACGTCACGTTCGACCGGGTGCGAGGGCTGCGGATCCTGCTGTACGACGCGGAGGTCTCCGAGGGGGAGCCGCTGGCGTACTTCGACGTGAAGCCGGAGACGGGCGCGGAGACGGCGCTGATCTGCGGGGAGCTGTACCGGCGAGGGGAGAACTGGAAGTTCCGGGCGCTGGGTGAGGGATACACCAACGGGCTGAAGGGCCTCGCGAACGACTTCGGCATCTCGGTGGACGAGTCGGAGGAGGCGGCGGCGTCGGGTCCCACGGCGGCGGCGTCGGGTCCCACGGCGGAGGCGCCGGTTTCCGCGCCCGAGGTGCCCGTTTCCGCGCCCGAGGTGCCGGTTTCCGCGTCGGAGGGGTCGGTGCCGTTGCCGCCGGAGCGGCCGGTGGGGGCGCCTGCGGCGTACGGGTATCCGGCGGAGGCGGGCACTGCGGCTGTGGCTGCGCCTGCGACTGCGTCGGCGCAGCCCGCGTACGGGTATCCGCAGCCGGCGTACGGGTATCCGCAGACTGCGCCGGTGCCCGCGTACGGGTATCCGCAGACGGCTGTGCCGGTGCCGGACCCCGACTTCAAGCTGCCGCCGCAGGGGCCGCAGTTCATCGGGCGCCAGGGGTAG
- a CDS encoding O-methyltransferase codes for MARGNGTPLTDELYGYMLGHNPPLDPVQRMLVEVTHTQLPLVAGKQVAEEQGPLLAFLVRLTGARRIVEVGTFTGLSALSMAQALPPCGKLLTCDVSEEWTRHAREAWEKAGVADRIELRIAPALETLRGLPSEPHIDMAFIDADKDNYTAYWDELVPRMRPGGLLVVDNVFFHGGVTDPDATGPAGAIRDFNAHVKADGRVDSVMLSIADGLTLARRR; via the coding sequence GTGGCCAGGGGGAACGGGACGCCGCTGACGGACGAGCTGTACGGGTACATGCTCGGCCACAACCCGCCGCTCGACCCCGTGCAGCGGATGCTCGTCGAGGTCACGCACACGCAGCTGCCGCTGGTGGCCGGCAAGCAGGTCGCCGAGGAGCAGGGGCCGCTTTTGGCCTTCCTGGTGCGGCTGACCGGGGCGCGCCGGATCGTCGAGGTAGGGACCTTCACCGGGCTGTCGGCGCTGTCCATGGCGCAGGCGCTGCCGCCCTGCGGGAAGCTGCTGACCTGCGACGTCTCCGAGGAGTGGACGCGGCACGCGCGGGAGGCGTGGGAGAAGGCGGGCGTGGCCGACCGGATCGAGCTGCGGATCGCCCCCGCGCTGGAGACGCTGCGGGGGCTGCCGTCCGAGCCGCACATCGACATGGCGTTCATCGACGCGGACAAGGACAACTACACCGCCTACTGGGACGAACTGGTGCCCCGGATGCGCCCCGGCGGCCTGCTGGTGGTCGACAACGTCTTCTTCCACGGCGGCGTGACGGACCCGGACGCCACCGGGCCCGCCGGGGCGATCAGGGACTTCAACGCCCATGTGAAGGCGGACGGACGGGTGGACAGCGTGATGCTGTCGATCGCGGACGGCCTGACCCTGGCCCGCCGCCGCTGA
- a CDS encoding HpcH/HpaI aldolase/citrate lyase family protein: MRHFGHVAPEERKRLFYREPAVFTADSPAPVLAAALGATLYSPATRPHLADDVVKQAARGVVSMVLCLEDSIDDADVVPAEENLVRQFTDLASGGDAELPLLFVRVRAPEQIPDLVARLGPAVRLLSGFVLPKFTEERGVPFLEALTAAETASGRRLFAMPVLESPDLLYLESRRETLDGIFRTVDKWRDRVLALRLGVTDFCSSYGLRRAPDMTAYDVQIVASVIADVVNVLGRADGTGFTVTGPVWEYFRVQERMFKPQLRRSPFLEGHVEELRETLIEHDMDGLLREISLDRANGLLGKTCIHPSHVMPVHALSVVSHEEYSDAQDILRPERLGGGVLRSAYTNKMNEVKPHRAWAERTLRRAEVFGVANENVGFVELLAAGLPQ; the protein is encoded by the coding sequence ATGCGTCATTTCGGGCACGTCGCCCCTGAGGAGCGGAAGCGTCTCTTCTATCGCGAGCCGGCCGTCTTCACCGCCGACTCGCCGGCCCCCGTTCTCGCGGCGGCCCTCGGCGCCACCCTCTACAGTCCGGCTACCCGCCCGCACCTGGCCGACGACGTGGTCAAGCAGGCGGCCCGCGGTGTCGTCTCCATGGTGCTGTGCCTGGAGGACTCCATCGACGACGCGGACGTCGTGCCCGCGGAGGAGAACCTGGTCCGGCAGTTCACCGACCTCGCATCGGGCGGGGACGCAGAACTGCCGCTCCTCTTCGTCCGCGTCCGAGCCCCGGAGCAGATCCCGGACCTGGTCGCCCGGCTCGGCCCGGCCGTCCGGCTGCTGTCCGGCTTCGTGCTGCCCAAGTTCACCGAGGAACGCGGCGTCCCCTTCCTGGAGGCGCTCACCGCGGCCGAGACGGCGAGCGGGCGGCGCCTGTTCGCCATGCCCGTCCTGGAGTCGCCCGACCTGCTCTACCTGGAGTCGCGCCGGGAGACCCTGGACGGCATCTTCCGCACGGTCGACAAGTGGCGCGACCGCGTCCTCGCGCTGCGCCTCGGCGTCACCGACTTCTGCTCCTCGTACGGCCTGCGCCGGGCCCCCGACATGACCGCCTACGACGTCCAGATCGTCGCCTCCGTGATCGCCGACGTCGTCAACGTCCTCGGCCGCGCCGACGGCACCGGGTTCACGGTGACCGGGCCCGTCTGGGAGTACTTCCGGGTCCAGGAGCGCATGTTCAAACCGCAGTTGCGCCGCAGCCCCTTCCTCGAGGGCCACGTCGAGGAACTGCGCGAGACGCTGATCGAGCACGACATGGACGGGCTGCTGCGCGAGATCTCCCTCGACCGCGCCAACGGCCTGCTCGGCAAGACCTGCATCCACCCCTCGCACGTGATGCCCGTGCACGCGCTGTCGGTCGTCAGCCACGAGGAGTACAGCGACGCCCAGGACATCCTGCGGCCCGAGCGACTCGGCGGCGGCGTCCTGCGCTCGGCCTACACCAACAAGATGAACGAGGTGAAGCCGCACCGCGCCTGGGCCGAGCGCACCCTGCGGCGCGCCGAGGTCTTCGGCGTCGCCAACGAGAACGTCGGCTTCGTCGAGCTGCTGGCAGCCGGGCTGCCGCAGTGA
- a CDS encoding TerD family protein, which produces MGFWDGVWRARATDFDSGSAATNAIELTKRHHRVSLTKQGAASGNLRINLSWRMRTSDIGGPERGSLLRNPLRFFTPEVVQAHTQSMVNVDLDLGCLYELSDGTKGVVQPLGSFYGELNDPPYIKLSGDDRFGSGSGETIFVNLDHRDDFKRLLIFVYIYDQTPAFDRTHAHVTLYPSSGPRIEIGLDERHPQARSCAVVLIENVKGELIVRREVRFVYGFQAELDRLYGWGLQWGRGYKTKA; this is translated from the coding sequence ATGGGTTTCTGGGACGGTGTGTGGCGCGCGCGGGCGACGGATTTCGACTCGGGCAGCGCGGCGACCAACGCGATCGAACTGACCAAGCGGCACCACCGGGTCTCGCTCACCAAGCAGGGCGCGGCGAGCGGCAACCTGCGCATCAACCTGTCGTGGCGCATGCGGACGTCCGACATAGGCGGCCCCGAGCGCGGCAGCCTGCTCCGCAACCCGCTGCGGTTCTTCACCCCCGAGGTCGTGCAGGCGCACACCCAGAGCATGGTCAACGTCGACCTCGACCTGGGGTGCCTGTACGAGCTGAGCGACGGCACGAAGGGCGTGGTGCAGCCGCTGGGCAGCTTCTACGGGGAGCTCAACGACCCGCCGTACATCAAGCTGAGCGGCGACGACCGGTTCGGCTCCGGATCCGGTGAGACGATCTTCGTCAACCTCGACCACCGGGACGACTTCAAGCGGCTGCTGATCTTCGTCTACATCTACGACCAGACGCCGGCGTTCGACCGTACCCACGCCCACGTCACGCTCTACCCGAGCAGCGGCCCCCGCATCGAGATCGGCCTCGACGAACGCCACCCCCAGGCCCGCTCCTGCGCGGTCGTCCTCATCGAGAACGTCAAGGGCGAGCTCATCGTCCGCCGAGAGGTGAGGTTCGTCTACGGCTTCCAGGCGGAGCTGGACCGCCTGTACGGCTGGGGCCTGCAGTGGGGCCGCGGCTACAAGACCAAGGCGTAG
- a CDS encoding HAD family hydrolase produces MSPVLVASDLDRTLIYSSAALALTMPDARAPRLLCVEVHESRPLSYMTETAAGLLTDLGDRAVFVPTTTRTRKQYQRINLPGPTPAYAICANGGHLLVDGVTDHDWHAAVLARLADECAPLAEVREHLTATADPAWVRKHRVAEDLFAYLVVERELLPEEWVKELAVWAENRGWTVSLQGRKIYAVPGPLTKSAGVREVARRTGATLTLAAGDSLLDADLLLAADRGWRPGHGELADSGWTAPGIGALPERGVVAGERILREFLKATREA; encoded by the coding sequence ATGAGCCCCGTACTGGTCGCCAGCGACCTCGACCGCACCCTGATCTACTCCTCCGCGGCGCTCGCACTGACCATGCCGGACGCGCGGGCGCCCCGGCTGCTGTGCGTGGAGGTCCACGAGAGCAGGCCGCTGTCGTACATGACCGAGACCGCGGCCGGGCTGCTCACCGACCTCGGCGACCGGGCGGTGTTCGTACCGACCACCACCCGCACCCGCAAGCAGTACCAGCGCATCAACCTGCCTGGCCCCACCCCGGCGTACGCGATCTGCGCGAACGGCGGCCATCTGCTCGTCGACGGCGTCACGGACCACGACTGGCACGCCGCGGTGCTGGCCCGGCTGGCGGACGAGTGCGCGCCGCTGGCCGAGGTGCGCGAGCATCTGACGGCCACCGCCGACCCCGCCTGGGTGCGCAAGCACCGGGTCGCGGAGGACCTGTTCGCCTACCTCGTCGTCGAGCGGGAGCTGCTGCCCGAGGAGTGGGTGAAGGAACTGGCCGTCTGGGCGGAGAACCGTGGCTGGACGGTGTCGCTGCAGGGCCGCAAGATCTACGCCGTGCCGGGGCCGCTCACCAAGAGCGCGGGCGTGCGCGAGGTCGCCCGCCGCACCGGCGCGACGCTCACGCTGGCTGCCGGGGACTCGCTGCTCGACGCCGACCTGCTGCTCGCCGCGGACCGCGGCTGGCGCCCGGGCCACGGCGAACTGGCCGACTCCGGCTGGACGGCCCCCGGGATCGGTGCGTTGCCGGAGCGGGGCGTGGTGGCCGGGGAGCGGATCCTGCGGGAGTTCCTGAAGGCGACCAGGGAGGCATGA
- a CDS encoding phosphoribosyltransferase produces the protein MKNVVWSGTWVAERLGVELVGDERLTQMLGLALRRNPKRAHLLVSNVLGKHVPQLPSVVHDHGVALGRRVRDLLGEEEAGRAVVLGYAETATGLGHSVADGLGPVPCLHSTRRPVEGVARAGGFEESHSHATSHLLLPEDPALLAGDGPLVLVDDEFSTGNTVMNTIRDLHERYPRERYVVVALVDLRSPADLGRLKDFAQQIGARVDLVAAASGTVKLPEGVLEKGQELVARHETSVRPEEAHGTITRIDLGWPHGLPDGGRHGFTPEHRSRLERALPSMAARLARALPAGARRVLVLGFEELMYAPLRLARELEETVPAEVRYSTTTRSPVLAVDDPGYAIRTRIVFPAHDDPADGPGERYAYNVAGAGFDAVVAVVDSAADTPRLHAPGGLLDRLAAHTPHVLLAVVPAYVPAPPPPVAASSESSAMLPEPLRGPAFSSYAPDEVGWLLQDLSDVTLEAPTEEREEAIQRGGAHYAESLPVEYQPSEQYQELFHAALDASAARLAQAVGVVTETILAELPHSRLRSSGGTPMPRPVLVSLARAGTPVGVLMRRWARHRHGLDLPHYAVSIVRGRGIDANALRYLADRYDPGDVVFVDGWTGKGAIARELAEAIREFEKSDGITGFDPEIAVLADPGSCVRTYGTREDFLIPSACLNSTVSGLISRTVLRTDLIGPHDYHGAKFYRELAGADVSVAFLDAVSARFTEVEEAVDLQAKELLAGDRTPTWEGWAAVERISEEYGIHDVNLVKPGVGETTRVLLRRVPWKILARAGAGADLDHVRLLAAQRGVPVEEVEGLPYTCVGLIHPRYTRGATGADGKAVAG, from the coding sequence ATGAAGAACGTGGTCTGGTCCGGGACCTGGGTCGCCGAGCGGCTCGGGGTCGAACTCGTCGGCGACGAGCGGTTGACGCAAATGCTGGGGCTCGCGCTGCGCCGCAACCCCAAGCGGGCCCACCTGCTCGTCTCCAACGTGCTGGGCAAACACGTCCCGCAGTTGCCGTCAGTCGTCCACGACCACGGGGTGGCGCTCGGCCGGCGGGTGCGGGACCTGCTGGGGGAGGAGGAAGCGGGCCGAGCGGTCGTCCTCGGATACGCGGAGACGGCCACCGGACTCGGCCACTCCGTCGCGGACGGCCTCGGCCCGGTGCCCTGTCTGCACTCCACCCGCCGCCCCGTCGAGGGTGTCGCCCGCGCCGGCGGTTTCGAGGAGTCCCACTCCCACGCCACCTCGCACCTGCTGCTCCCGGAAGACCCGGCGCTGCTGGCGGGCGACGGCCCGCTCGTCCTGGTCGACGACGAGTTCTCCACCGGCAACACCGTCATGAACACGATCCGCGACCTGCACGAGCGGTACCCGCGCGAGCGGTACGTCGTCGTCGCCCTGGTCGACCTGCGCTCGCCCGCCGATCTGGGCCGGCTCAAGGACTTCGCCCAGCAGATCGGCGCCCGGGTGGACCTGGTGGCCGCGGCCTCGGGCACGGTGAAGCTGCCCGAGGGCGTCCTGGAGAAGGGGCAGGAGCTGGTCGCCCGGCACGAGACGTCCGTGCGCCCAGAAGAGGCCCACGGGACGATCACCCGCATCGACCTCGGCTGGCCCCACGGGCTGCCGGACGGCGGACGGCACGGTTTCACCCCCGAGCACCGCTCCCGCCTCGAGCGCGCACTGCCCTCGATGGCGGCGCGGCTCGCCCGGGCACTGCCCGCGGGCGCCCGCCGCGTCCTCGTACTCGGCTTCGAGGAGCTGATGTACGCGCCGCTCAGGCTCGCCCGCGAGCTGGAGGAGACGGTGCCCGCCGAGGTCCGCTACTCCACCACCACCCGTTCGCCCGTCCTCGCGGTCGACGACCCCGGCTACGCGATACGCACCCGCATCGTGTTCCCCGCGCACGACGACCCGGCCGACGGCCCCGGCGAGCGGTACGCGTACAACGTCGCGGGCGCCGGCTTCGACGCCGTCGTCGCGGTCGTGGACTCGGCGGCCGACACCCCCCGACTGCACGCCCCCGGCGGGCTCCTGGACCGGCTCGCCGCGCACACCCCGCACGTCCTGCTCGCGGTGGTCCCCGCCTACGTCCCCGCGCCGCCCCCGCCCGTCGCCGCCTCGTCAGAAAGTTCCGCCATGCTGCCCGAGCCCCTCCGCGGCCCCGCCTTCTCCTCGTACGCGCCCGACGAGGTCGGCTGGCTGCTCCAGGACCTCTCGGACGTCACCCTCGAGGCGCCGACCGAGGAGCGCGAGGAGGCCATCCAGCGCGGCGGCGCGCACTACGCGGAGTCGCTGCCGGTGGAGTACCAGCCGAGCGAGCAGTACCAGGAGCTGTTCCACGCGGCGCTCGATGCCTCGGCCGCCCGTCTGGCGCAGGCCGTCGGCGTGGTCACCGAGACGATCCTCGCCGAGCTCCCCCACTCTCGACTTCGCTCGAGTGGGGGGACCCCCATGCCACGGCCCGTCCTGGTCTCCCTGGCCCGCGCCGGCACCCCCGTCGGGGTCCTCATGCGCCGCTGGGCCCGGCACCGGCACGGCCTCGACCTGCCGCACTACGCGGTGTCCATCGTGCGCGGCCGCGGCATCGACGCCAACGCCCTGCGCTACCTCGCCGACCGGTACGACCCCGGCGACGTCGTCTTCGTCGACGGCTGGACCGGAAAGGGCGCCATCGCCCGTGAACTCGCCGAGGCCATCAGGGAGTTCGAGAAGTCCGACGGCATCACCGGCTTCGACCCGGAGATCGCGGTGCTCGCCGACCCGGGCTCGTGCGTACGGACGTACGGCACCCGGGAGGACTTCCTCATCCCCTCCGCCTGCCTCAACTCCACGGTCTCCGGCCTGATCTCGCGCACGGTGCTGCGCACCGACCTGATCGGCCCGCACGACTACCACGGCGCCAAGTTCTACCGCGAGCTGGCGGGAGCCGATGTCTCGGTGGCCTTCCTCGACGCCGTCTCGGCCCGCTTCACCGAGGTCGAGGAGGCGGTCGATCTCCAGGCCAAGGAACTGCTGGCCGGTGACCGTACGCCGACCTGGGAGGGCTGGGCGGCCGTGGAGCGCATCAGCGAGGAGTACGGCATCCACGACGTGAACCTGGTCAAGCCGGGCGTCGGCGAGACCACGCGCGTGCTGCTGCGCCGGGTGCCGTGGAAGATCCTGGCGCGCGCCGGGGCCGGCGCCGACCTCGACCATGTGCGCCTGCTGGCCGCCCAGCGGGGCGTGCCGGTGGAGGAGGTCGAGGGGCTGCCGTACACCTGCGTGGGGCTGATCCACCCCCGGTACACGCGGGGTGCGACGGGCGCCGACGGCAAGGCGGTGGCCGGATGA